In one window of Tumebacillus algifaecis DNA:
- the ffh gene encoding signal recognition particle protein: protein MVFEGLANRLQDTFNRLRGKGKLGESDVKEAMREVRLALLEADVNFKVVKDFVEKVRERAVGQEVLQSLTPGQHVIKIVNEELTALMGGEQAKLAVTKPPTVIMMVGLQGAGKTTHVGKLARLLQKDRKKPLLVAGDIYRPAAIKQLQVLGEQLDAEVFSLGDQVSPVEIAKQALHHATIHGHDYVLIDTAGRLHIDEQLMDELQRVKNEVNPDEILLVVDAMTGQDAVNVAESFHNQLTVTGAILTKLDGDTRGGAALSIRAVTGIPIKFAGIGEKIDAIEPFHPDRMASRILGMGDVLTLIEKAQQNIDKDKAMEMERKLRNADFTLDDFLDQLQQVKQLGPLDQLLGMMPGMNKAMKGLQNANVDDKQIGRVEAIIRSMTPIERIEPKVIDSSRRKRIATGSGTSVQDVNRLLKQFEEMQKMMKQFSGMAKKMKKGKKGKGLKLPFMP, encoded by the coding sequence ATGGTCTTCGAAGGATTAGCGAACCGATTGCAGGACACCTTTAACCGCCTGCGCGGCAAAGGGAAACTGGGCGAATCGGACGTCAAAGAAGCCATGCGGGAAGTGCGGCTGGCCTTGCTCGAAGCGGACGTCAACTTTAAGGTCGTCAAGGACTTCGTTGAAAAAGTGCGCGAGCGTGCAGTCGGACAGGAAGTCCTGCAAAGCCTGACTCCGGGTCAACATGTCATCAAGATCGTCAACGAAGAATTAACCGCCTTGATGGGTGGCGAGCAGGCGAAGCTCGCCGTCACCAAGCCGCCAACTGTCATCATGATGGTCGGTCTGCAAGGTGCGGGTAAAACCACCCACGTCGGTAAGTTGGCGCGACTTCTGCAAAAAGACCGCAAAAAACCGCTTCTCGTCGCCGGAGACATCTATCGGCCGGCAGCGATCAAGCAGTTACAGGTATTGGGTGAACAGCTCGATGCTGAGGTCTTTTCCTTAGGTGATCAAGTCTCCCCGGTGGAGATCGCCAAACAAGCGTTGCACCATGCAACGATTCACGGCCATGACTACGTGTTGATCGACACCGCCGGCCGTTTGCACATCGATGAACAGTTGATGGACGAACTGCAGCGTGTGAAAAACGAAGTCAACCCCGATGAGATTTTGCTTGTGGTAGATGCGATGACCGGTCAAGATGCGGTCAACGTTGCGGAGAGCTTCCACAACCAGCTCACCGTGACAGGCGCTATTCTGACCAAACTCGACGGTGACACCCGTGGTGGTGCTGCCTTGTCCATTCGTGCGGTCACTGGCATCCCGATCAAATTTGCGGGTATCGGTGAGAAGATCGACGCGATCGAGCCGTTCCATCCGGATCGCATGGCATCGCGGATTCTTGGGATGGGTGATGTGCTCACCTTGATCGAGAAGGCGCAACAGAACATCGACAAGGACAAAGCGATGGAGATGGAGCGCAAACTGCGCAATGCAGACTTTACGCTCGATGACTTCCTCGATCAACTGCAACAGGTCAAACAATTGGGGCCGCTTGATCAATTGCTTGGGATGATGCCTGGGATGAACAAGGCGATGAAAGGCTTGCAAAATGCGAACGTCGATGATAAGCAGATCGGACGTGTCGAAGCGATCATTCGTTCGATGACACCGATCGAACGCATCGAGCCGAAAGTGATCGACTCCTCGCGCCGCAAACGCATCGCTACAGGCAGCGGAACGTCCGTACAGGATGTCAACCGTTTGCTCAAGCAGTTTGAGGAAATGCAGAAGATGATGAAACAGTTCTCCGGAATGGCCAAGAAGATGAAAAAAGGGAAGAAAGGCAAGGGCTTAAAACTCCCGTTCATGCCCTAG
- the ylxM gene encoding YlxM family DNA-binding protein: MNLLYDFYGAMLTEKQRQFVELYYLDDLSLAEIAEQFEISRQAVHDNLKRASAQLLEYEAKLCLVERFLHRTAVHQQIMELIDGLEEDKFSQLALLLDELIAE, from the coding sequence ATGAACCTGTTGTACGACTTTTATGGTGCTATGCTCACCGAAAAGCAACGGCAATTTGTCGAACTGTACTACTTGGATGATCTGTCGCTTGCTGAGATTGCCGAGCAGTTTGAGATCAGTCGTCAGGCGGTTCATGATAACCTCAAGCGCGCAAGTGCGCAGCTCCTCGAATACGAGGCCAAGCTGTGCCTTGTCGAGCGTTTTCTACACCGCACAGCCGTTCATCAGCAGATCATGGAGCTGATCGATGGTCTGGAGGAGGACAAATTCTCACAACTTGCTTTGCTGCTCGATGAACTGATCGCCGAATAA
- the ftsY gene encoding signal recognition particle-docking protein FtsY, producing the protein MGFFSKFKEGLAKTRDALMGKVESLISFGRKIDEEFYEELEEALIMADVGVNTVMDIMDELRNEVKKRKLTEAEELRPVLKDILISLMGEQSNELHMSREGLTIILFVGVNGVGKTTTIGKLAHKFKSEGKKVVLAAGDTFRAGAIEQLEVWGQRAGVDVIKQQAGSDPAAVIYDGIQAARARGADVLLCDTAGRLQNKTNLMDELNKVYRVIKREVPDAPHETLLVLDATTGQNALQQAKLFGESTGVTGLVLTKLDGTAKGGIVIAIRKELSIPVKLVGLGEKMDDLQPFESQEFIDALFAKSDDKPQE; encoded by the coding sequence ATGGGATTTTTCAGCAAATTTAAAGAAGGGCTAGCCAAAACGCGCGATGCCTTGATGGGCAAAGTCGAATCGCTTATCTCCTTTGGCCGTAAGATCGATGAGGAGTTCTATGAAGAGCTTGAAGAAGCGTTGATCATGGCCGATGTGGGTGTCAACACCGTCATGGACATCATGGACGAACTGCGCAACGAAGTGAAAAAACGCAAGCTGACCGAAGCGGAAGAGCTGCGCCCGGTACTCAAAGACATTCTGATCTCGTTGATGGGCGAGCAGAGCAATGAATTGCACATGTCGCGCGAAGGGCTGACGATCATCCTTTTTGTTGGCGTCAACGGTGTCGGCAAGACGACGACGATCGGCAAGCTCGCCCACAAGTTCAAGTCGGAAGGCAAAAAAGTGGTGCTGGCAGCAGGGGACACGTTCCGGGCTGGGGCGATCGAACAGTTGGAAGTCTGGGGCCAGCGCGCAGGCGTAGACGTGATCAAGCAACAGGCGGGCTCCGACCCGGCTGCGGTCATCTATGACGGGATTCAGGCCGCACGTGCGCGCGGGGCAGACGTGTTGCTTTGCGACACGGCAGGCCGCCTGCAGAACAAGACCAACCTGATGGATGAACTGAACAAGGTCTACCGCGTGATCAAGCGCGAAGTGCCAGATGCGCCGCATGAGACCTTGTTAGTGCTCGACGCAACGACCGGTCAGAACGCCCTGCAGCAAGCCAAACTGTTCGGTGAATCGACCGGTGTTACCGGACTTGTTCTGACCAAGTTGGACGGGACGGCGAAAGGCGGGATTGTTATCGCCATTCGCAAAGAGTTGTCAATTCCGGTCAAACTGGTCGGTTTGGGCGAAAAAATGGATGATCTGCAGCCGTTTGAATCGCAGGAATTTATCGACGCTTTGTTTGCGAAGAGCGACGATAAGCCGCAAGAGTAA
- the smc gene encoding chromosome segregation protein SMC, with protein MYLKRIEAIGFKSFADRTELEFVPGVTAVVGPNGSGKSNVSDAIRWVLGEQSAKSLRGAKMEDVIFAGSDSRKPVNYCEVSLTLDNSQHELDLEFNEVVVTRRVYRSGDSEYMINKQSCRLKDITELFMDTGLGKEAYSVIGQGRIDEILSNKSEDRRLIFEEAAGIVKYKSRKKEAEKKLDETTANLIRIGDVVGELDVQIGPMAEQAEVAQQAKAFKKQLERYEVALYVHEIEDLHGKWSQGMADGKQLEAEHLDRSALVSRQEADTEKIRWELSRIEVELEKAQAALVEVVQEFEKAEGRREVLLERERNLLVTIQDIENALSKLNREQETTRELHRAERDKASGLAATIQTLRRELEQKLNLAKGILDKVGSESEVERLKTDLIERLNDSASKRNELKNLESMLEGLGRRIVRQCEEETDLKGRAQAFCETIEDVQQAREAEATQERSTAERVQLLSNKIQTETQDQEKRIGILRTWQTEHASARSRYELLRDMESQHGGYQVGVRNILQAAQKGRVSGIDGAVAELVQVPRELEQAMETALGGAMQNVVVANEKAGRDAISFLKQSGGGRATFMPRDVMKGRNLGRSERMAVEGHSGYVGIASELVTAPDSYRNIVDYLLGSVVVAKTIADANALARLLQYRVRVVTLDGDVVNAGGSMSGGSVQKKGTSLLGRTREIEEMESKIAAMEKKIADAEAVLAKKEQELVTDKADLHKLTGQVENHRETLYRQDSQLRELKIQLDGVEERLELVRLELEQYRIEEKDNAGKKERVQSELQHLDAEVVALQQTVDEKQHAMKAQQSAMNDANEEVTEFKVRLATVEQEHHGVLANLERLQGRLQELQAEATGKDEELNEAGLRLQEIKKELESAVSLLTNFEGHRRAAEDKLDVLRQNKADLSGKAGTLEQQLREARILLKQIEQKVHTNEVKVNRLDVELNNALTKLAEEYHISYELAKERYPMPEEIEATRQRVYTLRREIEALGDVNYGAIEEYARMQDRLNFLTEQRDDLVKAVEQLYEVIGEINQEMSKRFQETFEAIRSHFADVFVALFGGGRADLTLTDPESMLSTGIDVLAQPPGKKLQNLNLLSGGERALTALALLFAILRVKPVPFCVLDEVEAALDDANVTRYSQYLREFSKQTQFIVITHRKGTMEGADVLYGITMQESGISKVVSVRLVENEIEAV; from the coding sequence TTGTATCTGAAGCGAATAGAAGCGATCGGATTCAAGTCGTTCGCCGATCGAACCGAACTTGAATTTGTTCCGGGCGTCACCGCCGTTGTCGGTCCCAACGGCAGCGGTAAGTCGAACGTCTCCGATGCGATCCGCTGGGTGCTCGGGGAGCAGAGCGCCAAGAGTCTGCGCGGGGCCAAGATGGAAGATGTCATCTTTGCCGGTTCTGATTCCCGCAAGCCAGTCAACTATTGCGAAGTGTCCCTGACGCTCGATAACAGTCAGCACGAGCTCGACTTGGAGTTTAACGAAGTGGTCGTCACGCGGCGGGTGTACCGTTCGGGTGACTCAGAATATATGATCAACAAGCAGTCTTGCCGATTGAAAGACATCACCGAACTGTTCATGGATACAGGTCTCGGTAAAGAGGCATATTCGGTGATCGGACAAGGCCGGATCGATGAAATTTTATCCAACAAATCGGAAGACCGACGCCTGATTTTCGAAGAGGCGGCGGGAATCGTCAAATATAAAAGCCGCAAGAAAGAAGCGGAGAAAAAGCTCGACGAGACCACGGCCAACCTGATCCGCATCGGCGATGTGGTCGGGGAGTTGGACGTACAGATCGGTCCGATGGCAGAACAGGCAGAAGTGGCCCAACAAGCAAAAGCGTTTAAAAAACAGCTTGAGCGCTATGAAGTGGCCCTCTATGTTCACGAGATCGAGGATCTGCATGGCAAATGGTCGCAGGGCATGGCGGACGGAAAACAGCTCGAAGCGGAGCATCTCGATCGCTCGGCGCTCGTCAGTCGGCAGGAAGCCGATACAGAGAAAATTCGCTGGGAACTTAGCCGCATCGAAGTGGAGCTCGAAAAAGCACAGGCAGCGCTTGTCGAAGTGGTGCAAGAGTTTGAAAAGGCGGAAGGACGCCGCGAAGTGTTGCTCGAGCGTGAGCGCAATCTGCTTGTCACGATTCAGGACATCGAAAATGCGTTGAGCAAGCTGAACCGCGAACAGGAGACAACCCGCGAACTGCATCGTGCGGAAAGGGACAAGGCATCCGGTCTTGCGGCTACAATCCAGACGTTGCGTCGAGAGCTTGAGCAAAAGCTCAATCTGGCGAAAGGCATTTTGGACAAGGTTGGCAGCGAATCGGAAGTGGAGCGCCTGAAAACCGACTTGATCGAACGGCTCAATGACAGCGCCTCCAAGCGCAATGAATTGAAGAACCTCGAATCGATGCTGGAAGGGCTTGGACGGCGCATCGTTCGGCAATGCGAGGAAGAGACCGATCTGAAAGGTCGAGCCCAGGCGTTTTGTGAAACGATCGAGGATGTGCAACAGGCGCGGGAAGCAGAAGCGACCCAGGAGCGAAGCACAGCTGAACGGGTTCAACTGCTGAGCAATAAAATCCAGACCGAAACCCAAGACCAAGAGAAGCGCATTGGCATTCTGCGCACCTGGCAGACCGAACATGCGTCCGCGCGTTCACGATATGAGTTGTTGCGCGATATGGAGTCGCAACACGGAGGGTATCAAGTTGGGGTGCGCAACATTCTACAAGCGGCGCAAAAAGGGCGTGTCAGCGGGATTGACGGCGCAGTGGCTGAACTGGTGCAGGTGCCGCGCGAACTGGAACAGGCGATGGAAACGGCGCTTGGCGGGGCGATGCAAAACGTGGTCGTCGCGAATGAAAAAGCTGGTCGTGATGCCATTTCGTTTCTGAAGCAGTCGGGCGGAGGAAGGGCGACCTTCATGCCTCGTGACGTGATGAAAGGCCGCAACCTCGGCCGTTCGGAACGTATGGCTGTCGAAGGGCACAGCGGCTATGTAGGCATCGCTTCAGAACTGGTCACCGCCCCTGACTCGTATCGCAACATCGTCGATTACCTGCTTGGCTCGGTCGTCGTCGCGAAAACGATCGCCGATGCCAACGCACTTGCACGCTTGTTGCAATATCGAGTGCGAGTTGTCACGTTGGATGGCGATGTTGTCAACGCAGGCGGCTCGATGAGCGGGGGTTCCGTACAGAAAAAAGGCACCTCGCTGCTTGGTCGTACCCGTGAGATCGAAGAGATGGAATCAAAGATCGCAGCGATGGAGAAAAAGATCGCGGATGCCGAGGCTGTGTTGGCAAAAAAAGAGCAAGAATTGGTAACAGATAAAGCTGATCTGCACAAGCTGACCGGGCAGGTTGAAAACCATAGGGAGACGCTTTACCGCCAAGATTCGCAACTGCGCGAACTGAAGATTCAACTCGATGGCGTGGAAGAGCGTCTTGAACTCGTCCGCTTGGAACTTGAACAATACCGCATCGAGGAAAAAGACAACGCGGGCAAAAAAGAGCGGGTGCAAAGCGAACTGCAGCATCTCGATGCCGAAGTGGTTGCCTTGCAGCAGACGGTCGATGAGAAGCAACATGCGATGAAAGCGCAGCAGTCGGCGATGAATGATGCCAACGAAGAGGTGACCGAGTTTAAGGTCAGACTCGCCACCGTCGAACAGGAGCATCATGGCGTGCTTGCCAATCTGGAACGTCTTCAAGGCCGCCTGCAAGAATTGCAGGCAGAAGCAACAGGCAAAGACGAGGAGCTGAATGAAGCAGGTCTTCGCCTTCAGGAGATCAAAAAAGAGCTGGAGAGCGCTGTTTCCCTGCTCACCAACTTCGAAGGACACCGCCGGGCAGCAGAGGACAAACTCGACGTACTGCGGCAGAATAAGGCCGATCTGTCAGGTAAAGCGGGCACGTTGGAGCAGCAGTTGCGCGAGGCCCGCATTTTGCTCAAACAGATCGAGCAAAAGGTTCACACCAACGAGGTCAAGGTCAATCGTCTCGACGTCGAACTGAACAACGCGCTGACCAAGTTGGCCGAAGAGTACCACATCTCCTACGAACTGGCCAAAGAGCGCTATCCGATGCCAGAGGAGATCGAGGCGACCCGACAGCGCGTGTACACCTTGCGTCGCGAGATCGAGGCGCTGGGGGATGTGAACTATGGCGCGATCGAAGAGTATGCCCGCATGCAGGATCGATTAAACTTTTTGACCGAGCAGCGCGACGATCTGGTCAAAGCGGTGGAGCAACTGTATGAAGTGATCGGAGAGATCAACCAAGAGATGTCCAAACGCTTCCAAGAGACGTTCGAAGCGATCCGCTCGCATTTTGCCGATGTATTTGTTGCGCTCTTTGGCGGTGGCCGGGCCGATTTGACGTTGACCGACCCTGAATCGATGCTCAGCACAGGTATCGATGTGTTGGCTCAGCCACCGGGCAAAAAGTTGCAAAACCTCAACCTGCTCTCCGGCGGTGAACGGGCATTGACAGCCTTGGCGTTGCTCTTTGCCATCCTCCGCGTCAAACCGGTGCCGTTTTGCGTCCTCGATGAGGTCGAAGCGGCGCTAGATGATGCGAATGTGACCCGTTATTCCCAGTACCTGCGCGAGTTTTCCAAACAGACGCAGTTTATCGTCATCACGCATCGCAAAGGCACGATGGAAGGCGCAGATGTCCTGTACGGAATCACGATGCAAGAGTCGGGCATCTCCAAAGTCGTCTCCGTGCGCCTCGTCGAAAACGAGATCGAAGCAGTATAG
- a CDS encoding type II toxin-antitoxin system PemK/MazF family toxin, protein MMINKKQLLEFYRSHPDSSARLQGLFPEMMKAVGRLILYLNESPLRRSIPLVLWSEFWLERSQYAENHTRYKRGRIVYADLGAFNIGSETSYRHPCLILYEGRNWAFVAPMTSKKYGDPVTLHFDLPTHYPFDTPSTLQLDAVKVIDKRRILGYFFSKSHHDRFLSPEEMDRLEPIILDKKDLDAVDELIARYFAPGLYREMQKYRCEIEQLALENEALHREITRLREAQSLS, encoded by the coding sequence ATGATGATCAACAAAAAGCAGTTGCTGGAGTTTTACCGCTCCCACCCCGACAGTTCCGCCCGTCTACAAGGTCTGTTCCCAGAAATGATGAAAGCGGTGGGCCGTTTGATCCTGTACCTTAACGAATCGCCCTTGCGGCGCAGCATCCCACTGGTGCTGTGGAGCGAATTTTGGCTGGAACGATCGCAATATGCGGAGAATCACACCCGCTACAAGCGCGGGCGCATCGTCTATGCCGACCTAGGAGCCTTTAACATCGGTTCGGAAACCTCGTACCGCCACCCCTGCCTCATCCTCTACGAAGGACGCAACTGGGCGTTCGTCGCCCCGATGACCTCCAAAAAGTACGGTGACCCCGTCACCCTCCACTTTGATCTCCCGACGCATTACCCGTTTGATACCCCCTCTACCTTGCAGCTTGACGCCGTCAAAGTGATCGACAAGCGGCGCATCCTCGGATACTTTTTCTCCAAAAGCCATCATGATCGATTCCTCAGCCCCGAAGAAATGGATAGGCTGGAGCCGATCATTCTCGACAAAAAAGACCTAGACGCCGTTGACGAGCTGATTGCCCGCTATTTTGCGCCAGGTCTTTATCGTGAAATGCAAAAATATCGTTGTGAGATCGAACAGCTCGCTCTGGAAAACGAAGCGCTCCACCGCGAGATCACACGGTTGCGGGAAGCACAGTCCCTCTCATAA
- the rnc gene encoding ribonuclease III → MTGGSFEQLLQQLDIQFSNKRLLKQSFTHASYRNEHRTEGGQDNERLEFLGDAVLELLVSEYLFLKYTKLPEGELTRLRAAIVCEPSLVRFATKLEFDRYIRLGRGEEISGGRKRPALLADVFEAFVGAYYLDQGLQAVKDFLHKYVFPELQSVGTPLLQDYKTSLQEYVQREGLGQLSYQILEERGPAHNREFVAMAMLDTRSMGEGVGRSKKEAEQRAAQMTMLMLGKI, encoded by the coding sequence GTGACGGGTGGCTCCTTTGAACAATTGCTACAACAACTCGATATTCAATTCAGCAACAAAAGACTGCTCAAGCAGTCCTTTACGCACGCCTCCTATAGGAACGAACACAGAACAGAAGGCGGGCAGGACAATGAGCGACTGGAATTTCTCGGGGATGCTGTACTCGAACTTTTGGTCAGCGAATACCTATTCCTCAAATACACCAAGCTTCCAGAGGGGGAACTGACGCGGCTGCGTGCGGCGATTGTCTGTGAACCGTCCTTGGTGAGGTTTGCCACGAAGCTGGAATTTGATCGCTACATTCGGCTTGGTCGCGGGGAGGAGATCTCTGGCGGGCGCAAGCGTCCAGCCTTGCTCGCCGACGTCTTTGAAGCGTTTGTAGGGGCCTACTATCTCGACCAAGGTTTGCAAGCGGTAAAAGATTTCTTGCACAAGTATGTGTTCCCGGAGCTGCAAAGCGTCGGCACTCCACTTTTGCAAGACTACAAGACGTCGTTGCAAGAGTATGTGCAGCGCGAAGGGCTTGGGCAACTCTCGTATCAGATTCTTGAAGAGCGAGGCCCGGCACACAATCGCGAATTTGTGGCGATGGCGATGCTGGACACCAGGTCGATGGGAGAAGGTGTCGGGCGATCCAAGAAAGAAGCGGAGCAGCGAGCAGCACAGATGACGATGTTAATGCTCGGCAAAATCTGA
- the fabF gene encoding beta-ketoacyl-ACP synthase II has product MKRRVVITGMGVITPVGNDVDTFWNNLIAGKSGIRTIDRFDNTGFATTIAGQVDFNPEDFIDKKEARRMDRFVQYAVASAKQAMQHADLKITPENAGRIGVYIGSGIGGLETLCEQHSTLVEKGPRRVSPFFVPMMIGDMASGQVSIILGAKGPNSSPISACATGTNAIGDASKIIERGAADVMITGGSEAAILPLTVAGFNSAKAMATKYNDTPEKASRPFDKDRDGFVLGEGSGVLVLEELEHAKKRGATILAEVVGYGMSGDAHHITAPAPEGEGAARAMKEALRDAEIEPSAVGYINAHGTSTELNDFFETLAVKSTFGEHAYKLAMSSTKSMTGHLLGAAGAIEAVACVRALTDSILPPTINLEEPGEGCDLDYVPNEARKADVEYVMSNSLGFGGHNASIIFKKYRD; this is encoded by the coding sequence GTGAAACGACGTGTAGTGATCACCGGTATGGGAGTTATCACCCCGGTTGGGAATGACGTAGATACTTTCTGGAATAACTTGATCGCAGGAAAATCGGGAATCCGGACCATCGACCGTTTTGACAACACCGGTTTTGCCACCACGATTGCCGGTCAGGTCGATTTCAATCCGGAAGACTTTATCGATAAAAAAGAAGCGCGTCGTATGGACCGCTTCGTCCAATACGCTGTCGCATCGGCTAAACAGGCGATGCAGCATGCAGATCTAAAGATTACACCGGAAAATGCGGGACGCATTGGTGTTTACATAGGTTCTGGGATCGGCGGATTGGAAACTCTCTGCGAACAGCACTCCACGCTGGTCGAAAAAGGGCCGCGTCGTGTTTCCCCGTTCTTTGTACCGATGATGATCGGCGATATGGCCTCGGGTCAGGTCTCGATTATTCTGGGCGCCAAAGGGCCGAACTCCTCGCCGATCTCCGCATGTGCGACCGGAACCAATGCCATCGGTGATGCGTCTAAGATCATCGAGCGCGGTGCGGCCGATGTGATGATCACCGGCGGTTCAGAAGCGGCGATCTTGCCGCTGACCGTTGCGGGTTTCAACTCGGCCAAGGCGATGGCAACCAAATATAATGACACGCCGGAAAAAGCGAGTCGCCCGTTTGACAAAGATCGCGATGGATTTGTACTTGGCGAAGGCAGCGGCGTGCTGGTGCTCGAAGAGCTGGAGCACGCGAAAAAGCGCGGAGCAACGATTCTGGCCGAAGTTGTCGGCTACGGCATGAGCGGTGACGCCCATCATATCACAGCACCAGCCCCCGAAGGTGAAGGGGCAGCGCGCGCGATGAAAGAAGCGCTTCGCGATGCTGAGATCGAACCGAGCGCTGTTGGTTATATCAACGCGCACGGTACCTCGACCGAACTTAATGACTTCTTCGAAACGCTAGCGGTGAAAAGCACATTTGGAGAACACGCCTATAAACTGGCGATGTCATCTACCAAGTCGATGACCGGACATCTGCTGGGTGCGGCTGGAGCGATTGAAGCAGTGGCGTGCGTTCGTGCGCTGACCGATAGCATTTTGCCGCCGACGATCAACCTCGAAGAGCCTGGCGAAGGCTGTGACCTCGATTATGTGCCGAACGAAGCGCGCAAGGCTGACGTCGAATATGTCATGTCCAACTCTCTTGGCTTTGGCGGGCATAATGCGTCGATCATCTTTAAAAAATATAGAGACTGA
- the acpP gene encoding acyl carrier protein translates to MSEEIYAKVKTIIVDRLGVEEDQVKLEASFKEDLGADSLDVVELVMELEDEFDMEISDEDAEKINTVGDVVSYISSNK, encoded by the coding sequence ATGTCTGAAGAAATCTATGCAAAAGTAAAAACCATCATCGTAGACCGACTGGGTGTCGAGGAAGATCAAGTTAAACTTGAAGCCTCTTTCAAAGAAGACCTTGGTGCCGACTCTCTTGATGTTGTTGAGTTGGTGATGGAACTCGAAGATGAGTTCGATATGGAAATCTCTGATGAAGACGCAGAGAAGATCAACACCGTAGGTGACGTAGTCAGCTACATCTCTTCGAATAAGTAA
- the fabG gene encoding 3-oxoacyl-[acyl-carrier-protein] reductase, whose protein sequence is MLTGKIALVTGGSRGIGRAICLELAKQGAKVVVNYAGSQAAAEETVEAIKSLGGEAIAVQGDVASYDDAEKMVAVTMETFGRLDVLVNNAGITRDNLLIRMKEDEWDAVINTNLKGVFNCTKAASRPMMKQRIGRIINITSVVGQIGNPGQANYVSAKAGVIGLTKSNAKELASRNITVNAIAPGYIETEMTDKLGDEIKSKLFEAIPLGRMGQPEDIANLVSFLASDQASYITGQIMNVDGGMVM, encoded by the coding sequence ATGTTAACCGGGAAAATCGCGCTGGTCACAGGCGGTTCGCGCGGGATTGGTCGTGCGATTTGTCTGGAATTAGCGAAGCAAGGCGCAAAAGTTGTGGTCAACTATGCAGGAAGCCAAGCCGCCGCTGAAGAAACGGTAGAGGCGATCAAAAGCTTGGGCGGCGAAGCGATCGCTGTACAAGGTGATGTCGCTTCCTATGACGATGCTGAAAAGATGGTGGCGGTAACCATGGAAACGTTTGGCCGCCTCGATGTGCTCGTCAACAACGCCGGGATCACCCGCGACAATCTGCTCATCCGGATGAAAGAGGATGAGTGGGACGCGGTGATCAACACGAATCTAAAAGGCGTGTTCAATTGTACAAAAGCGGCGTCGCGCCCGATGATGAAACAGCGTATTGGCCGTATCATCAACATCACCTCTGTTGTCGGTCAGATCGGCAATCCCGGTCAGGCGAACTATGTGTCCGCCAAAGCGGGCGTGATCGGTCTGACAAAATCGAACGCGAAAGAGCTTGCTTCGCGCAACATCACAGTGAATGCGATCGCTCCGGGCTATATCGAAACGGAGATGACCGACAAGCTCGGAGATGAAATCAAGAGCAAACTGTTTGAGGCGATCCCGCTCGGCAGAATGGGACAGCCTGAAGATATTGCAAACCTTGTCAGCTTCTTGGCTTCTGATCAAGCATCGTACATCACAGGTCAAATTATGAATGTGGATGGCGGCATGGTCATGTAA